Proteins from a genomic interval of Flammeovirgaceae bacterium SG7u.111:
- a CDS encoding nuclear transport factor 2 family protein, which produces MENSIILLVLSMTVIFSSCEQKAPDNSKENVALVESFVGAVEAMDHNAMESFLAENYVGLGPSYGDSTNKAQAVENWKYNSDNLYEKIQYNKSRSIAVVVPDGDNKGEWVSNWAELQITYKNRGGKVTILANSVYQVEDGKIVKSFTFYNEADALRQLGYSFVAPY; this is translated from the coding sequence ATGGAAAATTCAATAATTCTGCTTGTATTAAGCATGACGGTGATTTTTAGTTCCTGCGAACAAAAAGCTCCCGACAACTCTAAGGAAAACGTTGCGCTAGTCGAAAGTTTTGTAGGTGCTGTAGAGGCGATGGATCACAATGCCATGGAGTCGTTTTTAGCTGAAAATTATGTTGGGTTAGGTCCTTCTTATGGCGATTCCACCAATAAAGCTCAAGCGGTGGAAAACTGGAAATACAATTCAGATAACCTCTACGAGAAAATTCAGTACAACAAGTCGAGGAGCATAGCTGTGGTAGTGCCCGATGGCGATAACAAAGGAGAGTGGGTTTCCAACTGGGCAGAACTTCAGATTACTTACAAAAATCGGGGAGGAAAGGTGACTATTCTTGCCAATTCGGTCTATCAAGTAGAAGATGGTAAAATTGTAAAAAGCTTTACCTTCTACAACGAAGCCGATGCCTTGAGGCAATTAGGTTATTCTTTTGTTGCACCCTATTAG
- the rpsU gene encoding 30S ribosomal protein S21, with translation MLIIKVKDNESVDRALKRFKKKFEKTGALKEIRSRAFYEKPSVARRNQKIKAAYKQKMYANENY, from the coding sequence ATGTTAATCATTAAAGTAAAAGACAATGAGTCTGTAGATAGGGCTCTAAAAAGATTCAAAAAGAAATTCGAAAAAACAGGCGCTCTTAAAGAGATCAGGTCAAGAGCTTTCTATGAAAAACCTTCTGTTGCTCGTAGAAACCAAAAAATCAAAGCGGCTTACAAACAAAAAATGTACGCTAACGAGAACTACTAG
- the nifJ gene encoding pyruvate:ferredoxin (flavodoxin) oxidoreductase: MGKEKKFVTCDGNTATTHVAYAFSEVAAIYPITPSSDMGEKADAWAAVGRKNIFGEKLSVVQMQSEAGAAGAIHGSLSAGALTTTFTASQGLLLMIPNMYKIAGEMMPTVFHVSARSIAAQSLSIFGDHSDVMSVRMTGFCMLSSANVQEAQDMAAIAHLSTLEAKIPFLHFFDGFRTSHSIQKIEEVDYETLKSMVNVEAIENFRKEGLRPEDPVCKVGAQNPDVYFQGRETVNKYYEATPAIVKKYMEMYAEKTGRKYELFEYVGAPDAEKIIIAMGSAVETIDETLEYMLAKGEKVGVLKVRLYRPFSVADFVDKIPASVKKIAVLDRTKEPGSIGEPLYMDTVTALQDRNDVKIIGGRYGLSSKEFTPSMVKAVFDHLDNDGWHDFTVGIEDDVTHKSIEVKEQLDTEAEDVVRCKFWGYGSDGTVSANKNSIKIIGEGTDMYVQGYFEYDSNKSGGYTISHLRFGNDKIRSEYLLNNSNFIALHRAQYIGKYDILEGIVEGGTFLINTSKKPEAVFDMFTEDMQKTIKEKNIKVYAVDASKIAKSVGLGNRINTVMQTAFFKLSGVLPEKDAIEMIKKYVEKQFLRKGREIVEMNWNAIDAASDGVKEVTIPESTEKSGKMQEVVPAGLGAWADEVMEPVLRLKGDQVKVSQMPLNGAVPTGTKKFERKGKAGNPTKWVEKLEFVDFDIQVTDPYFEHPGCCLGCGETPYIHMLTQMFGDRMIIANATGCTSIYGGTFPSIPYTKDANGRGPAWANSLFEDNAEYGFGMRLAVDANRVQLAHNVDAILAEGTTAELTEGLVNAKKLWNEVTKEAKENAEKIKAALPAAQKEASETLKPIIRKTIELQDYFIEKSIWIFGGDGWAYDIGFSGLDHVMASDRNVNVLVLDTEVYSNTGGQASKATPRGSVAKFAADGKKTGKKNLGLMMSTYGNAYVASVNLGMNRDQAALAMVEAEKHEGPSVVIAYSPCIAHGYDMKFAKKQSEKATMSGYWPIYRYNPALADKPFIWETEEIAADFRDYVGNEIRYRTLQRSNPEEAERLIELAIKDNERRFSDLKHLGAVEEAE; encoded by the coding sequence ATGGGAAAAGAAAAGAAATTTGTGACTTGTGACGGTAACACGGCGACTACTCACGTGGCGTATGCTTTCAGTGAAGTAGCTGCTATTTACCCAATCACTCCGTCATCAGACATGGGCGAAAAGGCTGACGCCTGGGCCGCTGTCGGCAGGAAAAATATTTTTGGAGAAAAGCTATCTGTAGTTCAGATGCAGTCTGAGGCAGGAGCCGCTGGAGCCATCCACGGTTCATTGTCGGCTGGTGCGCTTACCACCACTTTTACAGCCTCTCAGGGCTTGCTACTCATGATCCCCAACATGTACAAAATAGCTGGCGAAATGATGCCAACTGTTTTCCACGTATCTGCAAGATCAATAGCCGCGCAGTCTCTCTCTATTTTTGGCGACCACTCCGATGTGATGTCCGTGAGAATGACTGGTTTTTGTATGCTTTCTTCTGCCAATGTGCAAGAAGCGCAAGACATGGCAGCAATTGCCCACCTTTCCACTTTAGAAGCTAAAATCCCATTCCTTCATTTTTTTGACGGTTTCAGAACTTCTCACTCTATCCAAAAAATTGAGGAGGTTGATTATGAAACGCTCAAGTCCATGGTAAACGTGGAGGCGATTGAGAATTTCAGAAAAGAAGGGCTAAGACCTGAAGACCCTGTTTGTAAAGTTGGGGCGCAAAACCCCGACGTATATTTCCAAGGAAGGGAAACTGTAAATAAATACTACGAAGCTACACCTGCTATCGTGAAGAAATACATGGAAATGTATGCGGAGAAAACAGGTCGTAAATACGAGCTTTTCGAATATGTAGGTGCTCCAGATGCAGAGAAAATTATCATTGCAATGGGTTCTGCGGTAGAAACCATCGATGAGACCTTGGAGTATATGCTAGCCAAAGGCGAAAAAGTAGGTGTTCTAAAAGTTAGGTTGTACAGACCCTTCTCAGTTGCCGATTTTGTTGACAAAATTCCTGCTTCTGTAAAGAAAATAGCAGTACTTGATCGTACCAAAGAGCCAGGTTCTATTGGTGAGCCTCTTTATATGGATACGGTTACTGCATTGCAAGACCGCAATGATGTTAAGATAATAGGTGGTCGTTATGGACTTTCTTCTAAAGAATTTACCCCATCTATGGTAAAAGCGGTGTTCGACCACCTCGACAACGATGGATGGCACGATTTCACCGTGGGTATAGAAGATGACGTAACCCACAAGTCTATTGAAGTAAAAGAGCAGTTAGATACAGAGGCAGAAGATGTGGTTCGTTGCAAATTCTGGGGATACGGATCGGATGGCACAGTCAGTGCTAACAAAAACTCCATCAAAATTATTGGTGAAGGAACCGATATGTATGTTCAGGGCTACTTCGAGTACGACTCTAACAAATCTGGTGGATACACCATTTCCCACCTTCGTTTTGGCAACGACAAGATTCGCTCAGAATATTTGCTCAATAATAGTAACTTCATCGCACTCCATAGAGCGCAGTATATTGGTAAGTACGATATATTAGAGGGTATAGTAGAGGGTGGCACATTCCTGATCAATACAAGTAAAAAACCTGAGGCGGTTTTCGATATGTTCACCGAGGACATGCAGAAAACCATCAAGGAGAAAAATATCAAAGTCTATGCAGTTGACGCTTCTAAAATTGCGAAGAGCGTAGGGCTTGGTAACCGTATCAATACGGTGATGCAAACTGCTTTCTTCAAATTGTCAGGTGTGCTTCCAGAGAAAGATGCCATCGAGATGATTAAGAAATATGTAGAGAAACAATTCTTGAGAAAAGGTCGTGAAATTGTAGAGATGAACTGGAATGCGATAGACGCAGCTTCAGACGGTGTGAAAGAGGTGACTATTCCTGAAAGCACTGAAAAGTCAGGAAAAATGCAAGAAGTTGTTCCTGCAGGACTTGGTGCTTGGGCCGACGAGGTGATGGAACCTGTATTGAGACTAAAAGGTGACCAAGTGAAAGTTTCCCAAATGCCGCTTAATGGTGCTGTTCCTACTGGTACGAAGAAATTCGAAAGAAAAGGCAAGGCTGGTAACCCAACCAAATGGGTGGAAAAACTGGAGTTTGTCGACTTCGATATCCAGGTAACTGATCCATATTTCGAACATCCAGGTTGCTGCTTAGGTTGTGGAGAAACTCCTTATATCCACATGCTTACCCAGATGTTTGGTGACCGTATGATCATTGCCAACGCTACTGGTTGTACATCAATTTACGGCGGTACTTTCCCGTCTATTCCTTACACCAAAGATGCTAACGGTCGCGGTCCAGCTTGGGCGAACTCGCTCTTCGAAGACAATGCTGAATATGGTTTCGGTATGAGGCTGGCAGTTGATGCCAACAGGGTTCAATTAGCGCACAATGTAGATGCCATCCTTGCAGAAGGAACTACAGCAGAGTTGACCGAGGGTTTGGTAAATGCGAAGAAATTGTGGAACGAAGTAACAAAAGAAGCAAAAGAAAACGCAGAGAAAATAAAAGCAGCCTTGCCTGCGGCGCAGAAAGAAGCAAGCGAAACATTAAAACCAATCATAAGAAAAACCATTGAGTTGCAAGATTACTTCATTGAGAAGAGTATCTGGATATTTGGTGGCGACGGTTGGGCTTACGATATCGGATTTAGTGGCCTAGATCACGTAATGGCTTCTGACCGAAACGTAAACGTATTGGTACTCGATACCGAGGTTTATTCTAACACTGGTGGTCAAGCTTCTAAAGCTACTCCACGTGGGTCGGTTGCGAAATTTGCCGCCGATGGTAAGAAAACTGGCAAGAAAAACCTTGGCTTGATGATGTCAACCTACGGAAATGCATACGTAGCATCAGTTAACTTGGGCATGAACAGAGATCAGGCTGCACTTGCCATGGTAGAAGCTGAGAAACACGAAGGACCTTCTGTAGTTATTGCGTACTCTCCATGTATTGCTCACGGGTACGATATGAAATTTGCCAAAAAGCAATCTGAAAAAGCAACGATGTCAGGATACTGGCCAATCTACCGCTACAATCCTGCTCTTGCAGACAAGCCATTTATTTGGGAAACCGAAGAAATTGCTGCTGACTTTAGAGACTATGTAGGCAACGAAATCAGGTACAGAACGCTTCAGCGAAGCAACCCTGAAGAAGCCGAGCGCCTCATAGAGTTGGCTATAAAAGACAACGAACGAAGGTTCAGTGATTTAAAACACCTTGGGGCTGTTGAAGAAGCCGAATAA
- a CDS encoding 2-oxoacid:acceptor oxidoreductase subunit alpha, translated as MMDKTQKYFDKLTIRFAGDSGDGMQLSGKLFANAAASSGKIARTFPDFPSEIRAPEGTLYGVSAYQVNFGKEDVHTPGDEVDILVAMNASSLKTNLKLLKKGGIIITDTEGFNRKNLRLSQYEESPLESGELEEYNLLALDVTKNIQQELSNLGMSPKNIKKTRNIYVLGVVFWLTGHDISSTANWLKEKFGKKPEMLEANLKVLDAGYLFGQRFEGLPEQFIIDDASMQAGTYRNITGNEATALGMVAAAENAKLELFLGSYPITPATEILQFISSYKSFGVRHLQAEDEIAGICSAIGASYGGSLAFTTTSGPGLALKVEASGLAVMTELPLVIINVQRGGPSTGLPTKPEQSDLLMSVWGRHGESPMPVLAAASPGDCFHMAYEASRIALKYMTPVILLTDGYLANSTEAWKVPDLNMLPKVEVQLADPAEPYQPYKRDDDTLSRKWAVPGMKGLEHRIGGLEKADITGQVSHDPDNHQLMVDLRQQKVDGIANDIPLLKVEGDTESDCLILGWGSTYGAIESAYKILNEKGVKVAKAQLKYINPFPQNLGDVLKNYDKVIVPEMNKGQLATMLRAKYLKEVIQVNKVKGIPFKAMEIASEVEAIIQTETELV; from the coding sequence ATGATGGATAAAACTCAAAAATATTTCGATAAGCTAACCATTCGGTTTGCCGGAGACTCAGGCGATGGAATGCAGCTCTCAGGCAAGCTCTTCGCCAATGCGGCAGCCAGCTCTGGAAAAATTGCCCGAACATTTCCCGACTTCCCTTCTGAAATCCGAGCCCCAGAAGGCACGCTCTACGGAGTGAGTGCCTATCAGGTGAATTTTGGTAAAGAAGATGTACATACTCCTGGCGACGAAGTGGATATTTTGGTCGCTATGAACGCTTCTTCTTTGAAGACCAACCTTAAACTGCTCAAAAAAGGCGGGATCATCATCACAGATACGGAAGGGTTCAATCGTAAGAATCTGAGGCTTTCTCAATACGAGGAAAGCCCGCTCGAATCAGGTGAGTTAGAAGAGTACAACCTGCTCGCGCTCGATGTAACTAAGAATATTCAACAAGAGCTCTCCAACTTGGGGATGTCTCCCAAAAACATAAAGAAAACAAGAAATATCTATGTGCTTGGAGTAGTCTTTTGGCTTACAGGGCACGATATTTCCTCTACTGCCAACTGGCTAAAAGAGAAATTTGGCAAAAAGCCTGAAATGCTTGAAGCCAATCTCAAAGTGTTAGATGCTGGTTACTTGTTTGGGCAAAGGTTTGAAGGCTTGCCTGAGCAGTTTATAATAGACGATGCTAGTATGCAGGCGGGTACTTACCGCAATATCACGGGTAACGAAGCCACCGCCTTGGGCATGGTCGCTGCTGCCGAAAATGCAAAGTTAGAGCTGTTTTTAGGCTCGTATCCTATTACTCCAGCTACCGAAATTTTACAATTTATTTCTTCTTACAAAAGCTTTGGCGTGCGCCATTTGCAAGCAGAAGACGAAATTGCCGGTATTTGTAGCGCTATCGGTGCTTCGTACGGAGGAAGCTTGGCATTTACCACCACGAGTGGACCAGGTTTGGCGCTCAAAGTAGAAGCGAGTGGTTTGGCAGTAATGACCGAATTGCCTTTGGTAATTATCAATGTGCAGCGAGGAGGTCCGAGTACCGGTTTGCCCACCAAGCCCGAACAATCGGATTTACTTATGTCTGTATGGGGTAGGCACGGAGAATCGCCTATGCCTGTATTGGCAGCAGCATCGCCAGGCGACTGTTTCCATATGGCTTATGAAGCATCCCGGATTGCACTCAAATACATGACTCCGGTAATTTTACTTACCGATGGCTACTTGGCCAATAGTACCGAAGCTTGGAAAGTTCCTGATTTGAATATGCTGCCTAAAGTAGAGGTGCAATTAGCCGATCCAGCTGAACCCTATCAACCTTACAAACGGGACGATGATACGCTTTCCCGCAAGTGGGCTGTGCCTGGTATGAAAGGGCTTGAACACCGAATTGGTGGTTTGGAAAAAGCTGACATTACAGGGCAAGTGAGCCACGATCCAGATAATCACCAGCTGATGGTCGATTTGAGACAGCAAAAAGTAGATGGGATTGCTAACGATATTCCATTGCTCAAGGTGGAAGGCGATACCGAAAGCGATTGCCTCATTTTGGGCTGGGGAAGTACCTACGGGGCTATCGAATCTGCCTATAAAATTTTGAATGAAAAAGGTGTGAAAGTGGCGAAAGCTCAACTCAAATACATCAACCCATTCCCTCAAAACTTAGGAGATGTGCTTAAGAATTATGACAAAGTAATTGTCCCCGAAATGAACAAAGGGCAATTGGCTACCATGCTGCGTGCCAAATACCTCAAAGAGGTAATTCAGGTAAATAAGGTAAAAGGAATCCCATTCAAAGCAATGGAAATAGCTTCCGAAGTCGAGGCCATCATTCAAACCGAAACAGAACTAGTATGA
- a CDS encoding 2-oxoacid:ferredoxin oxidoreductase subunit beta, protein MTNILEEISKSCGCDTTYKPADFKVENDVRWCSGCGSYGILSQVQKILPELGVPKEKFVFISGIGCSGRFSYYVDTYGFHSIHGRPIAIASGLKLARPDLSVWVATGDGDCMSIGGNHMIHACRRNINLNVLMFNNEVYSLTKGQYSPTSQQGQVTKSSPLGVLEEPFVPAGLALGSGATMVGRGFDRDAAGMKNMFKAAHDHQGLSFIELYTNCVIFNDSAFDPFTSRQSRKEHTVNVEHGKPLVFGENDDKGIIMDGFKPKVVSLADGYSVSDFLVHDQHDVALAYIIAQMSYHNPELPRAMGILQSIVKPSYDQLTEAQIAHEQEAKGKPDVQKLLRGKDSWVVE, encoded by the coding sequence ATGACCAATATATTAGAAGAAATAAGTAAGTCTTGCGGGTGTGATACTACTTATAAACCAGCTGATTTTAAGGTTGAAAACGATGTGAGATGGTGCTCGGGTTGTGGCTCTTATGGCATCCTTTCCCAAGTACAAAAAATACTGCCTGAGCTGGGCGTGCCCAAAGAGAAGTTTGTGTTTATCTCGGGTATTGGCTGCTCTGGCAGGTTTTCTTACTATGTAGATACCTACGGTTTCCATAGCATCCACGGTCGACCAATAGCCATTGCTTCTGGGTTGAAACTTGCCCGCCCCGATCTTTCCGTTTGGGTAGCTACGGGTGACGGCGATTGTATGAGTATAGGTGGTAACCATATGATCCATGCTTGCCGAAGGAACATCAACCTCAATGTGCTAATGTTCAATAATGAGGTCTATTCCCTCACCAAAGGGCAGTATTCACCTACTTCGCAGCAAGGTCAGGTAACCAAATCATCGCCTTTGGGAGTGTTGGAAGAACCGTTTGTACCTGCTGGATTAGCGCTAGGTTCGGGTGCAACCATGGTCGGGAGAGGATTCGATAGGGATGCAGCAGGGATGAAAAATATGTTTAAAGCAGCCCATGATCATCAAGGGCTTTCGTTCATAGAGTTATATACCAACTGCGTAATTTTTAATGATTCTGCCTTCGACCCATTTACCTCTAGGCAGTCTCGTAAAGAGCATACGGTAAATGTAGAGCATGGAAAACCGCTCGTTTTTGGGGAAAATGATGATAAAGGAATTATCATGGATGGATTCAAACCGAAAGTAGTTTCGTTGGCAGATGGATACTCTGTAAGTGATTTTTTAGTGCATGACCAGCACGATGTAGCTCTTGCGTATATCATTGCCCAGATGTCGTACCACAACCCTGAGTTACCTCGAGCTATGGGCATTCTCCAAAGTATTGTAAAACCATCTTACGACCAACTTACCGAAGCGCAAATTGCCCATGAGCAAGAGGCCAAAGGAAAACCCGATGTACAAAAATTACTGAGGGGGAAAGATAGTTGGGTAGTGGAATAG
- a CDS encoding dihydroorotate dehydrogenase-like protein, producing MAELKTKYMGIELKNPIIVGASNLVQDTQNLKKMEEAGAAAIVYKSLFEEQIQLESLHMEQDLGSFNDLDSERGSIFPEMEHAGPAEHLMNLKRAKQQVNIPIIASLNAVYEDTWMDYAVKMANTGVEGLELNFYANAIDPTKSGKDVEQEQIKVLKEIKSAVNIPVSVKLSPYYSNTLNLVKQMDKVGVDGFVMFNRLFQPDIDIEKEEHQLPYNFSSSNDNRIALRYAGLLHGTIKGNICSNTGVLTGEDAIKMLLAGADVVQIVSALYKKGISYVGKVLEEMQEWMERKGYNNIEDFQGKLSKEKLKNPFTYKRAQYVDILMHSDEIFPYNPVDSVHGSDDEEV from the coding sequence ATGGCTGAGCTTAAAACCAAATACATGGGGATAGAGTTGAAAAACCCTATCATCGTAGGTGCTAGTAACCTTGTGCAGGATACTCAAAACCTAAAGAAAATGGAAGAAGCCGGAGCAGCGGCTATCGTTTATAAATCTTTGTTTGAAGAGCAAATCCAGCTCGAAAGCCTCCACATGGAGCAAGATTTGGGTTCGTTCAATGATCTAGATTCTGAAAGAGGTTCAATTTTCCCTGAAATGGAACATGCAGGGCCTGCTGAGCACCTCATGAACCTTAAGAGAGCGAAACAGCAAGTGAACATCCCGATCATAGCAAGCCTGAATGCAGTGTACGAAGACACTTGGATGGACTATGCCGTGAAAATGGCAAACACGGGTGTAGAAGGCCTAGAACTGAACTTCTATGCAAATGCGATTGACCCAACCAAATCGGGCAAAGATGTAGAGCAGGAACAGATCAAAGTATTGAAAGAGATCAAATCTGCGGTAAACATACCAGTAAGTGTAAAACTAAGCCCTTATTACAGCAACACTCTTAACCTAGTGAAGCAAATGGACAAAGTAGGGGTGGACGGATTTGTGATGTTCAACAGGCTTTTCCAACCAGATATAGACATCGAAAAAGAAGAGCACCAACTTCCTTACAACTTCAGTAGCTCTAACGACAACCGCATTGCCCTTCGCTATGCAGGTTTGTTGCACGGGACCATCAAAGGAAATATTTGTAGCAATACAGGTGTCCTGACTGGCGAAGACGCTATAAAAATGCTATTGGCTGGTGCCGATGTGGTGCAAATTGTAAGTGCACTTTACAAAAAAGGTATCAGCTATGTGGGCAAAGTGTTGGAGGAAATGCAAGAGTGGATGGAGCGTAAAGGGTACAACAATATTGAGGATTTCCAAGGAAAGCTTTCCAAAGAAAAACTCAAAAACCCATTTACCTACAAGCGTGCACAGTATGTGGACATCTTGATGCATTCAGATGAAATATTCCCTTACAACCCAGTGGATTCGGTTCACGGAAGTGATGATGAGGAAGTATAA
- a CDS encoding glycine zipper domain-containing protein, whose amino-acid sequence MKKIRYIFITVTAFFISGLLNAQNQPPQTASAVNIGKSLGLFIFPTKNQDAATQDADELACYKWAMEQTGVDPINPPQIQAEQVDRSADGSAIVGSARGAAAGAAIGAIAGDTGKGAAIGAVAGAMRGRRAKAYGDAKQQQQNTQAAAATEKELMDNFKKAYSACMEGKGYTVK is encoded by the coding sequence ATGAAAAAAATTAGATATATCTTTATAACAGTTACTGCATTTTTTATTTCTGGATTGTTGAATGCGCAAAACCAACCTCCTCAAACTGCTTCGGCGGTTAACATCGGAAAAAGTCTTGGGCTATTTATATTCCCCACCAAAAATCAAGATGCAGCTACTCAAGATGCTGATGAACTTGCCTGCTACAAATGGGCAATGGAGCAAACAGGAGTCGACCCAATCAACCCTCCCCAAATTCAAGCAGAGCAAGTGGATAGGTCAGCGGATGGATCCGCTATAGTTGGATCAGCAAGGGGTGCAGCTGCGGGTGCAGCTATTGGAGCCATAGCTGGCGATACGGGAAAGGGTGCAGCAATAGGAGCAGTGGCTGGTGCAATGAGAGGTCGAAGGGCTAAAGCTTATGGTGATGCCAAGCAGCAGCAGCAAAATACCCAAGCTGCAGCTGCAACAGAAAAAGAATTGATGGATAATTTCAAAAAAGCTTATTCGGCTTGCATGGAAGGAAAAGGATATACAGTGAAATAG
- a CDS encoding response regulator — translation MKDYLLIIDDELDTCILLTSILKKQGFKTKYALNLKEGWNIFSEGTPAGVLLDINLPDGKGYNLIPQIKGVENPPFVIVVSALGGDNKKIAFEKGADFYMQKPFKIEKVINTIRECTN, via the coding sequence ATGAAAGATTACTTACTAATTATAGATGATGAGTTGGATACATGCATATTGTTAACTTCAATATTGAAAAAACAGGGTTTCAAAACCAAGTATGCGCTCAACTTGAAGGAAGGCTGGAATATTTTCTCAGAAGGTACACCGGCAGGTGTGCTGTTAGATATCAATTTGCCAGATGGGAAAGGGTATAATTTAATTCCTCAAATAAAGGGTGTGGAAAATCCTCCCTTTGTGATTGTGGTGAGCGCACTGGGTGGAGATAACAAAAAAATAGCCTTTGAAAAAGGTGCTGATTTCTACATGCAAAAACCTTTTAAAATTGAAAAAGTTATCAATACGATAAGAGAATGTACTAATTAA
- a CDS encoding DUF4136 domain-containing protein encodes MKLFYPFILLFSSLIIASCSSVKVTSDSDKTTDFSKYQTYSFLGWQKESDKILNDFDKKRMREAFKEEFQKRNLKYVEKGGDMAVSLFLVVNKETSTTAYTDYYGGYGGRYRYGSYGWGMGMGSSTTTYSESDYLKGTMVMDVFDEKAGELIWQGVATKTVEENSAKREKSIPKAVTALMSKFPIQPVK; translated from the coding sequence ATGAAACTATTTTATCCATTCATTTTATTGTTTTCTAGTCTGATCATAGCTAGCTGTTCGAGTGTGAAGGTAACTTCTGATTCGGATAAGACAACTGATTTTAGCAAGTACCAAACCTATAGCTTTTTGGGGTGGCAAAAGGAAAGTGATAAAATTTTAAACGATTTTGATAAAAAACGAATGAGGGAAGCTTTTAAGGAAGAGTTTCAAAAACGAAACCTCAAATACGTAGAAAAGGGCGGAGATATGGCTGTTTCATTGTTTTTGGTGGTTAACAAAGAAACTAGCACCACAGCTTATACCGATTATTATGGCGGCTATGGTGGTAGGTATAGGTATGGCAGCTATGGCTGGGGCATGGGTATGGGAAGCTCTACTACCACCTACTCTGAAAGCGATTATCTGAAAGGAACAATGGTGATGGATGTTTTTGATGAAAAAGCTGGTGAATTGATTTGGCAAGGAGTAGCTACTAAGACAGTAGAAGAAAATTCTGCAAAACGAGAAAAGTCTATCCCTAAAGCTGTCACTGCACTGATGAGTAAATTCCCTATCCAGCCTGTAAAATGA
- a CDS encoding flavodoxin, whose protein sequence is MAKIGLFFGSTEGNTERIAGKVQAAFGGEDVVALHNVESASADDMAEYEIVILASSTWEIGELQEDWDNFIDELDDVEFDGKTVAFIGTGDADGYPDTFLDAMGLIYEKISDKDIKLVGTWPTDDYEFEDSKGLLDGKFLGLGIDEDNEKGKTDERIAAWVAQVKEEAGL, encoded by the coding sequence ATGGCAAAAATTGGTTTGTTTTTCGGGTCTACCGAAGGTAATACTGAAAGAATAGCTGGTAAAGTTCAAGCAGCTTTTGGCGGTGAAGACGTAGTAGCATTGCACAACGTAGAGTCTGCTTCAGCGGACGACATGGCAGAGTATGAAATAGTTATCCTTGCTTCTTCTACATGGGAAATTGGCGAGCTTCAAGAGGATTGGGATAACTTTATTGATGAGTTGGACGATGTAGAGTTTGATGGGAAAACTGTTGCGTTCATCGGTACGGGCGACGCAGATGGATATCCTGACACATTCTTGGATGCAATGGGTCTTATCTATGAAAAAATCAGCGATAAAGATATCAAGCTGGTAGGTACTTGGCCAACTGACGATTATGAGTTTGAAGATTCTAAAGGTCTTTTAGATGGCAAATTCTTAGGTCTAGGTATCGATGAGGATAACGAAAAAGGCAAAACTGATGAGAGAATTGCTGCTTGGGTTGCTCAAGTAAAAGAAGAAGCTGGTCTGTAA
- a CDS encoding DNA starvation/stationary phase protection protein, translating into MNYLNLDKKKVEIVGAKLNELLASYHIFYQNLRAFHWNLQSNSFFVLHEKFEELYNDAQGKVDEIAERVLTLRVKPLSRYSEYLQVSQIAEANSQLKDRAMLEVVLKNYTKLIEQERQIIEVAEDANDEGTIDLIGAIIRESEKTCWMISSWLEQNEKSEQKVEMSFN; encoded by the coding sequence ATGAACTACCTAAATCTTGATAAAAAGAAAGTAGAAATAGTAGGAGCAAAACTAAATGAACTTCTAGCTTCATACCATATCTTTTACCAAAACCTAAGAGCCTTTCACTGGAACCTGCAAAGCAATAGTTTTTTTGTGCTGCACGAAAAATTTGAGGAACTCTACAACGATGCTCAAGGAAAAGTAGATGAAATAGCTGAAAGGGTATTGACCCTACGTGTGAAACCTCTGAGCCGTTATTCAGAGTATTTGCAAGTATCGCAAATTGCCGAGGCAAACAGCCAATTAAAAGACAGGGCTATGCTAGAGGTAGTATTGAAAAACTACACAAAACTCATAGAGCAAGAAAGACAAATAATAGAGGTAGCCGAAGATGCCAACGATGAAGGTACAATCGACCTCATTGGTGCGATTATCAGGGAAAGTGAGAAAACTTGCTGGATGATCTCCTCATGGCTAGAGCAAAACGAAAAGTCCGAGCAAAAGGTGGAAATGTCATTTAACTAA